The Astyanax mexicanus isolate ESR-SI-001 chromosome 8, AstMex3_surface, whole genome shotgun sequence sequence AAACGATAGcagcacaatttaacactttaaccCACCAGACAAAAGAATTATTCCCCAATAAATCACCACTCAGGGTTTATAAGTAGCCCCTAAATCTCCTGTTcatcttaaataaagcagaatgaaagtgttgatcagagataactaggagaagatgatcctccagctcctggatgaagctgtttgtgtgtgatgttaaatgctgctccttctgaatgtgtttctgtgtgtctaagagtaaatgtagagcagtgtgaaggtgaagagtggaacatctccatacctgcagcaggtgagctgatggtgttcctccagcagagcagtctgagtacagaggtgtggagctgctgatcagagctggatcttctgctgctccactttactggagaccgggggaaactctaaccacccttccatattcacctacagagaatacagtcttcattttaaaccacagcaaacatctgtccaaagcgctgaaactattagaacatgtccAATCAATACATCACAATGACTCTGTTACTTGATCTGATCTAAAACAATAAACAGCCCTGAATCCACCTTAACCTCCAACAgtctgctgctgtgtttctaaAACAAAGACTCTAGTCCTGCTCAGAAGCCACCGGCGCTACATCCGGCAaccagctgtcaaaataaaagtcccacagcgcaaaataaaagtctaatctgacctgttttagtttatggcagtaggggtgggcaacatggctctaaaataatatcacaatatttcagggaatttctgcaatatttttggcaatataacAACAGGAAAAGATAACAGTATTGAAAGAAAAAACACTATTGCAGAAAAATAATTACGTCCACGCTTTATTTACTATAAATGTGTTTCAAACACTTTGAAATATGAAAGATGTTTGCCTTTCCAAGactaatgtaaataataaataatataaaaaaatcctttaaaaaatgtttgcatgtttttaaatTTTACCTGCAATAAATGATCCCAGAAATAttcttaaagtattaaaatattcTTCCTTCAcagtaaacagaaaaacaaatgtaaaCTAGACTGCCTGCAAGGCATGATGTGCAAATCATGCAACTTTCTGAGAGTCTTTTTTATAAACACAAGCATGTTCACTGTAGAAGGCTTCTGTGCTGATCTTTGGCAGGTTACGATATTCCCTCCTGTGCTAAAAGAAATCTTTCAGAGGCTGCACTGGTAGCTGTGACACGCAGGTACTTTCTCGCCAAACCAGCCTGTGGCTAAATGGCTAACCCAAGGAaagttaattattttaatcaaatgCGGTTAACTGATTCCCAATCGGTTCAGTGAAATAAATCAAACGTTTTGATTCACTTTAAAACAGTATCTGAATGAAAAAAGCAATGTAGATACACTTTAATGGTCCTGTGTATAATACAACTGTGAACACTCCAAAAAATTAtataccctaaatcaagctataaACTCCTATAATAATGGCAATGTGGAGATGAGGGCCAAATCATGGCAGTCTGGTCCAGTTGTTGAGTTCGATTGCTTTAATGACGTTTGCCCCGCTGTCTGTCGTCACACACACTTGATTCTCCTCTTTTAGGCCCCATGATTAAAGAAACCCTCTCAAACCATTTGCAATATTTTGCCCTGTGTGGTCCTCTGGGAAGTAGCTCGTTTCAAGGCAGGAGCTGGACAGCTTCTATTCGCTGTTAATGTAGTGCACTGTTAGGCTCTGTGGTCCTGCCTGACCATATGTGGTTGAGGCATCCCACGCGTAACTGTGAACGATACAATATAGTACACCCCTTACTCTAAGATTTGTTTTGTAGACGATGGTACGCCTCAAGGTTTGtgtgttatttattatataatgatACATTTTCTCTTTTGTTGAACCTGTAATTGGAAAATCACTATACCCTGATGATGGGGCTTTATAGAAAAGAGGACATTATGTAGTGCAGGTTCAGAAGAAAGTGCAATTGGCAGTTAAAGGTGAAACAATGGGCCTTCGAATGGTGTTTGAGGTGTTTAGTGAGCAAAACTTTGGAATGTTCCAAAATGAGGAATATTCCAAATGTCAGGTTGCAGAAGTCATTAGTCGTCATAAATTAGCCATGTCATATTAGGTGGGGTTGAAGGGGCACAGATAAGAACATCATGCTAATAGCATTTTAAGGGATTGCTGGGAAAATGGTGATGTAGAGCTTTTGGTTGGGTAGCAAACGACTTGGCTCAACAAATGAACCTGACAACACTCAATATATGGCTCTTTCTGATGCCAAAATTTGATTTTAAGAGAATTGGTGATGAAAGATCACGTAGCCTTGACATGTATAGACTTCAACTATAAAAATGATCTACAAGTTGGGTCTGTGGAAACAGAGTCAGAAAGATCAGGAGTGTCTGTGTATGTTCCTACCTAAGATGGAGATTGCTAGAAGAGTGCCTGATAATGCTGGAGAGTTTTCCGCTAAAACACTGCAACATATGGTTGCAGCATATGGGTTTGTCAGTCTTCAGTTGTTTTCCTGTGGGTGTCAGCTCATGTAGGTGTGGAGGGTAACAAATGTGCTGATAAATTGGCAAAACAGTCCCTCAAATTGGACGATATTGATGTTTTAGTGCCTCTATATAAGCAGGAAGCTAAGCTGGTTATGAAATCACAATTTGTTTAGAATATGTAAACACCCAAATGGTAATTGTGTTTATGGCTTCACAATAAGAGACAGTCGAACATGTAGTGTTGCATTGTATGGCATATAATAAAGAACAGGAGGAGGTGTTGGGAGTTTCAACACACTAAAAATAGGTATGTTAAAAGTACTTtgttgtacttaaaggtacacttttcatcactgttccctcaaaggtataatattggtcatCTGAAGTACAAAGCCTTTTGTAAACAGCAGGAATACAGATTTGTATCATTTAACCAGTAAAAAgttacattctgtattctgtattattGTGTTCTTGACACATGTTCatgtgatgataatgtttataatctttactggtacaaaaaaagacAAGGGTACCAAAAACATGACTTTTGAAAAAATGTATCTTGTTGTAACACAATCtaagcaacaagctttgtacacttttaagtaaaaatatgtattttcttagtgtgtagggcAGCAAGAAATTTAACGATGTGTAGTATGATTCAGGACACATCTTATTTGTTAAGATTCTTAAAACTATCGGGATCGTTTATTAGGATTTAGTCTTTTTATCTTTCCCCTCCGCTCCTCGGCCTTCCCTGAATCCGGTGCTTCATGTTCCGTTCCAGTAAGAGGCAGTAATGCACCAATAATGGATGAATTATTAGAGTGCTCACTGTCAGAAATCCGACAGAAGAAGAAGGACcgcaagacttttattttgacagctgaTTGCCGGATGTAACGCCATTGGCTACTGAGCAGGACTAGAGTCTTTAGTttagaaacacagcagcagacTGTTGGAGCTTAAAGTGGATTCAGGGCTGTTTATTGTATTGGATCAGATCAAGTAACAGAGTCATTGTGATGTATTGATTggacatgttctaatagtttcagcgctttggacagatgtttgctgtggtttaaaatgaagactgtattctctgtaggtgaatatggaagggtggttagagtttatcccggtctccagtaaagtggagcagcagaagatgcagctctgatcagcagctccacacctctgtactcagactgctctgctggaggaacaccatcagctcacctgctgcaggtatggagatgttccactcttcaccttcacactgctctacatttactcttagacacacagaaacacattcagaaggagcagcatttaacatcacacacaaacagcttcatccaggagctggaggatatctctgatcaacactttcattctgctttatttaagatgGACAGGAGATTTAGGGGCTACTTACAAACCCTGAGAGGTGATTTATTAGGAAAATAATTATCTTGTCTGGTTGTTAAATTGTGCTGCTCTTGTTTATAAACTCCTTCATGCTAACTGTAGGGATGTCTACTTTGTGATCATGTGTTTCTCCAGGCCACAGTCGGTTtgtgtacttaaaatatatatatatatatatttgtgggtggatttttaaaataaatatttgaatctGAGACAAGATAATTTATgtctttattgtttgttttttttcactataaggcacaccggattataaggctcactatcaataaatgtctattttctgatctattttcatacataaaacgcactgggttataaaatgcattttgcaacactagtaaggaacaggggtgtagtTTTACTCTGCTGGGTGACGAGACCTGCTGAgttaaataatcaaaaaaaaaaaaaaaaaaatgagcaagtcaaacgagcgctggatgttaatttacacaaacttctctcctgaaaactgtttatttgagtgagtaaagcactatgtttatttacagtaagcttagatttcctgatttccactaaggctgggtgcagcaatattagcattagcagctaatgccgctcgacagcgctacactgaggaaccctgatatGTCCAGTATGTCTGTgacggagctcctctgagctaaAATCAGACCCTGTCAGTTTTcctaggcggccgcgaccaacgcacgcgagaactgcgcctctttcaagaactgcgacctgctttcggacctgtatgtagttctaacagttctacaaggactacaaaaacccaCTATTTGGAATTGGTTACTTCCTTAAAGAAGCTAAATAGTAGTGATAGGCCCAGCAGCTACagggtatttctgttttgtaaggagcttaaatgttaataaaagagttaaaaggttattaaacaACCAAAGTGTAAATATTTGAtttataagttgagttaaagtgttttaactgctaaagctagGGGCGAATAGCATTTGTGATTAGCATTAACGATCGggttaaatgtataaatatattatgTTATGTGTAAAATGgatgtttgtaagcttagcttgcagtaaattgccccaaactgaaatatacataatatatatattagcaagTGCAAGTGTTCAAACATCGGGATGTCtcaaacaggttttttttttgcctcacaAGTCACGACCTGATACATTGGCaatgctgtaaaaaataaataaataaataaaaaatacattttagtgattattaaaaaaaaaaaacagtataaataatttccatttaaatatgaatattttcttaaattaacaaagtaaaaaacgtcacacaacaacaatatttctgtgattaattataattaagatcatgatttttttttaatgctggtatttcTCTGTAATGTTGGGAAGGAGAGAGTAATAATAGtttagtgtggtttaggcctggcTGATTTAGGCCTGGCTGACTAGACTTAGtctagtttattttattataataggatagtttttgatgctttttaaaggaGAAACTTTTTGTGAGTTACTGAGTTTTAAAGACAACTTTAATGAAGGAAATAAACATTAAAGTAGATGCATATATTGCAGTTTTTTCAAAACATTAAACTATGAGTGCGCATGTATGTGTGAGAGGAAGAGTGCCAATTCATCAGCGTGATCATTCTCAATGTGCACATGCAGCTGAGTCTAAAGTGTAGGGTAAGTGTACCCATTAAGCCCACCAATATCTAAGTTTTGCAATTTTTTCTAGATATTGACATAATTTATAAGTGACATAATTTGTTAAAGGGCAAGGTTTACCTCTCAtttgaatatttattaattagttaatgtacatttcaaaatacaaaattaagAAATTTTAGGGAAAACGTCAAAAGTCTGGCGTGGGCTTAATTGGTACCATAGTACCATTTAAGCCCATGTGTGTTCCAAATAAGCCCATAACATAATTTATTGATCAAATAAACTTgtttaataatttgttttaaaGTAAATAGCAATATATTTTATCAGTAacagtgaaaatgttttttaaaacccCTTTTAAACATAATCGTCATCTGAACAAATAACATTGAACATGACAAACAGTGTAGTACACAACATGGAACAATGAATCATttcattttgtttctgttttagtcTAATAAAAAAGGTTGTACATGAAAAACAGTTTAGAAGCAGAATTGTCTACAAATCTCCAATATAGCCTTATTAACATTCTAACCCATTTTTACCTATTTTATCTGAGCTTCTTTCATGCAATTCAATGAGTAGATTTGAtcattttaagtttttgtttaTATGAAGTCTCCACCTCAATGTGGTTGCTCAGGTAGAACGGGCAAGATCCATTTCCCTTATTAGAAGCTCGAACCAGTGGTTCAGTATGTCATCATTGGCTGAGGCCTCCCATCTAGCCACAGAAAACTGTTCCAATTTGTGAATCGTAAGCTCAGGATGATCTCACATGAAACGTTTAAACCATTTGCATCCTGGCCTTGATAATCCTTGATAAAACTCTGACCTTGGCCTTCACTCTTTCCCTCAAAGATTTTCTGTCTACGCCACATTGTTTTGCTAACAcagacatctatctatctatctatctatctatctatctatctatctatctatctatctatctatctatctatctatctatctatctatctatctatctagtaaaGTAGATCAGTAATTAAAAATCACACAGGGAACTGTTTCTTTTgaacagaaaatgtatttaacttGTACTAGAGGAAATTCCCTATTGAAATATATGAGGTGGGCTTAAATGGAGCATACTGGGCTTAAATGGTTCCGCAGAAAAGAACGCTAAAAAAAGACAACGATTTCCTTTCAAAATCTAAGATATGCTCACAAATCCATGCATGAAGCTTAAATATAGTTTGCATCAAACATTACAGCAGTTACTACTATCCCCACATTCAGAAATATAAAGTTTTTGTTATtgaatattaacatattaacattagaATGTGCTTGCTGCAGTTTGCATGCATTTTGATGGGATGTACCATTTAAGCCCACctgtaaaaaaaagctaatttattaaattaatcggCTTCACAGAACAAATTATGATGCATTTATCTAAATATCAATGTTAAATGTATAACAAAATGCTTACTATTTGTAGCTGACAACCTTAATTATTGTGGAAGTGTAGCATTAACAGGGCTAGGGGTGTTAGCATTAGTATCAGCTATGTTTGCTAGCTCATAAACTCATATTTCCATTTGAAGGGAAATAGTATAATTAGGCAAAATACTATTTATTTACATATCAAAATTGGTACATTTAGctcttattttacattatattaatgtACCTACCAAAAATGTGGCTGAAAATTGCTGAAGATTGATGATTCCTGACAGGTCTCAAAACACCAAAGTTTTTAAGTGTCTTCTTCTTAGGGGTCCCGAGACTGTATACACTTGGGCGGGGCTAACTCAACAATGGAAAATGTGATTTGTATGCAATAAAAAATGTTATGGAAGTAACAAACCATTTGATTGGATAAAGTAATGGATGCCAAAATATATGTTTTCCTTTGTTTGTAAATTGACATCAAAGTTGAAAGTGGGCTTAAAGGGTGCATGGGCTTAATGGGTACACTTACCCTACTTGTGAAATAAAAACGCATCGTCATGTTTTTTATAAATCAGTGATTGGGATCTTTTCCACCCGATTAAAATCATTTGAAAATTACGCAATCGGGCACGATTTCTAAAGACATGATCAGATCAGGGACATCCCTAAATATCAGCATTTAGAAACCTGCGCTGATTTGTACTCTGGTGGATTTAGTTGTGAGGACTTAGTTGCACTTAAATAGTGTAGTTTGACAAACCTACAAATTTGCATATTAGTTAAAGAAATTGTTGATAACATTTTTATCCCCCTGTAATAATATTTCAATTCAActgtttcttttttcctctctttctatgTTTCTTCCAGAACTGAATCCTATGCTGTTCCAAGTCTTATTCTGATCCCAGTGTCAAAACTCCCTAACTGGACAAAGTTTAGCTGCAtagatacagtcagaaaatttcACCAAAGATTTTAAGATGCTGAACGAAGGGGAGAACATGGCATCCAGTGAAATTTCCAATACTCAACAAACACCCTCTTCTACACCTCTCACGcaaatgcaggaaagtacagacaagaagaaaactcaccactgctcagactgtgggaagagctttactaCAAAGGGGTATCTCCGAATACACCAGCGCACTCACACCGCAGAGAAACCGAACAAGTGTTTAGACTGTGGAAAGAGCTTTTCTACACAGACTTatctccaaatacaccagcgccttcacacaggagagaaaccgtacaagtgttcagactgtgggaagagctttaatacAACGAGTAATCTCCTGGAACACCGCCGCGTTCACTTGGGAAAtaagtgctcagactgtgggatgaaTTTTAAATATCGAAGTCTTCTCAAAGAacacctgcgcattcacactggagagaaaccatatcactgctcagactgtgggaaaggTTTTGCTAAAAAGAGTTATCtgcaaatacaccagcgcattcacactggagagaaaccgtatctctGTTCTGACTGTGGGATAAGCTTTACTACACAGAGCAGTCtccaaacacaccagcgcattcacactggagagaaaccgtacaagtgttcagactgtggaaagagttttaatcgccAGAGTcttctccaaaaacaccagcgcattcacacaggagagaaaccgtatcactgcacagactgtgggaagagctttactacacagagtcatctccaacaacaccagcgcattcacactggagaaaaaccatatcactgcttagactgtggaaagagttttaatagtCAGAGTCATCTTCAGGAACACCtccgcattcacacaggagagaaaccgtttcactgttcACACTGTGCAGTGAGCTTTAGGTATTTACGAACACtcaaaaaacacaagtgcacAAAGAGCGGTCTTGAAAATGGGCAGTGACACACCTTAAACCATTTCAGATCCCAAACCTGGCTTTAAACagtttctgaaaaaaattaataaaacaaaatatagtgtgtgtgaaatatccctggtttttaatcacagttttcatgcatcttggcatcatgttttcctccaccagtcttacacaatgcttttggatgactttatgcctttactcctgctgcaaaaattcaagcagttgagcttggtttgatggcttatattatatccatcttcttcttgatttatattccagaggttttcagtttggtaaaattaaagaaactcgtcatttttaagtggtctattatttttttccagagctgtatatccttaCACACACAACATGCAAATGTCACAAAACAGAAACTAGTCCCGTAACAATCAACTTAGTATTGTGTCTTTAAGATGAAGTTCACCTTTTAGATGTAAAGTGGGACATCAATCACAATGAGACAGACAGAACGAGAGCTCTGTATGGTAGGAAAGTAAACTGCTGTGGTAAACAACCCTTTGTCATTATTTCAGTAACACTACTATAGTCTTTGTGTATGTTCTCTTTGTGTGACTGGAACATTAGTATTAGTGGATACAGACGACTCATTCGGAATAGACACCCCTGTGTCGCGTTGCCCGTAAGCTCCCAGCTAGCTCTACACATCCTGGCTACTCTGAAGCACCTTCTGCTAACTGCTAAGGACTGTTACAAGTGGTGCCCAAACTTCTGGACCAAGAATCATCCTGCAAGTGGATATTTTACTTGTGTATCTTTGCCTGTGGGCCAGTTAAGTGGGCTGTGATCAATCTCTGCTAAATAATATGAACTGTGCATCAGCCacaagtagtgctgggcggtacaCCGGTTAATCTGTTATActggaggggaaattaaaactgtatgtatttttttacattcagcCATAACACTAGAGGCGCTTTGGAGTGCTGTGGAGAACAGCATCGCCAAAGAAGCACACAGGCAGACCTCGCTAGctaaagctagccagttagcataacaagctaacacactggaagaTAACCTCAAACATAGTTCTGTCCTGCCTGGACAAATGAGAACAGCATTTTATCtgaggagcttctgctgctgtttctcacagAGTctttttatcagagtaaaatagaaaaacaacagctaaCGGTAATGAATCACTCAATAAAAAGAccctattaaatatattaatgctgtagcttgaaggataattttacTGCACACTGAAATGAtttgtttaaatttgtttaactggagaaagaagggaattgtggctgattttaatactgtaatgcctcttaTGGCTTCAGGATTAacacactgtaaattaatattaaacttatgtcttacttgtgcaatagatcttttgagaaatatctcttttcaatactttttacatttattaaatttaagatgtatctctttttaaggccTTGTTTTCATTCttcatttcttcatatattggataattttgtgggacaaagtaaagccAATAGTAATCAAtgctttaatttaaagccttagtgttttatgtatacatactcctaacagtacagtaagtcacaaacctatatagaagcccagtcatgcaaaaagaaatacaaatagaatgaaaccgtcagaatcttgaaaaatgcagtaatatacatttttggtcataccgcccagcactagccaCAAGCTAAGAGTATAAACTCTCACTTACTGCTGAGGTTTTCACATGAACTGtacttattttacacattttaactcCACTAAAGTGAATAAAGTCTTCTATAcccattttttatattaatacataaatacagtattttttcatGACAATTATACAGTAAGCATTTACTAGTTTATGTTTTAAACTAAAGCCTAGCATCTTTTGATTTTATGTGAGATACATATTTCTGTATGAGTTCctgtgttttacattatttagcCTGTCTATGTAGTATGTTAAGTCCCACTGATTCAAAGACTAACTAACCAGGCTGTTGGACAGAGATGGCTGCAGAACTCAGCCAGAGGTTTAACAGACCAAGTGCAGTCACTGTAATCTGAGGTGAGACTTTTCCAATAACGTTTAAATAACTCACTAAATTAACAAAAAGCAGGTTGAACAGTAGGAACAACACTCTGGTTTGAGACACTTCCTCAAAACCCTGTGCAGTGACTTGCCTATAGATTTCTATGGCCAAATCCGAAAAGGTGTAAAAACGACTAAATCAAAAAGTGTTCACTTGTGGCATATAGCGGTTAAAAGGTGGATACAGGTGAGGAGTCTGGTATTTTCCTTGTTGTCATTTAGCTGCCAGTAGCACACATATGCAGTACATGGCTCCAAGCAGAGCAGCCAGAGTGCAGAGGAGCTGAGGACTGTTGCTTGGCCATGGTGGTCCAATTAAAGACACTTCTGAGTATAGTCCTTCTAAATGTACAGGTGACCTTTTTGACTTACCTTTTGACCATTACCAATATTTACCTAATAATTACTTGAACTTTAGACAGCACCAGTAACAAGACTCTTACATGACACTTCCCACA is a genomic window containing:
- the LOC103032403 gene encoding zinc finger protein 239-like encodes the protein MLNEGENMASSEISNTQQTPSSTPLTQMQESTDKKKTHHCSDCGKSFTTKGYLRIHQRTHTAEKPNKCLDCGKSFSTQTYLQIHQRLHTGEKPYKCSDCGKSFNTTSNLLEHRRVHLGNKCSDCGMNFKYRSLLKEHLRIHTGEKPYHCSDCGKGFAKKSYLQIHQRIHTGEKPYLCSDCGISFTTQSSLQTHQRIHTGEKPYKCSDCGKSFNRQSLLQKHQRIHTGEKPYHCTDCGKSFTTQSHLQQHQRIHTGEKPYHCLDCGKSFNSQSHLQEHLRIHTGEKPFHCSHCAVSFRYLRTLKKHKCTKSGLENGQ